Genomic segment of Maricaulis maris:
AAAGCAACGCTGCGAAGCTCGACCCGGTTGTTCTCGAGCCTGGCCAGATCAAACACGTCAGAGACGCGTGACAGCATGGCATGGGCGGAGCGGTCAATGGTCGCCAATAATTTGCGCTGGGAGGCATCGAGGTCGGTATTCGAGAGCAAGCTCGAAAGGCCCAATATGCCGTTCAGCGGCGTGCGCAATTCGTGACTCAGACCGAGCACGAATTCCGATCGGGACTGGCTTTGCGCGCGTTCGGTATTCGCCCGCTCCTTGAGCTCGGCCTCACGCTCGCTACTATTGTCGAGCTCGGTCTCAAGCGCTTCGTGGGACAATTGCAAGCCACTCATGATCTCGATCATACGGCGGAACAGCCAGACAAAGCCGATGATCAGAAACACGGTGGTCAGGAATTCGACAGGCCAGCGCATGTCGATCCGAACGACTTGCGTGACCGAGGCCAGCTCGGCTTCATTGAGAAAAAACGGGCCGGCGAGCAGGGCGATGGCATCCAGCAGCTTGTAGACGGCCCAGATGATCAAACCGATCGAGAGGAACCGGACCGGAGGCATGGCCCCGGCCGCCCGCAGGATCGCAGCCTGGCGCCACATCATCGCAACCGCCGCGGTCGGAGCCGCAGCGAATGCCAAATCGATTAATACTGTCAACAGGATGGAGTGCACGCGCCCTCACCCTCCGCTCAGGCCTCCGGCACAGTGAGGCACAAGCTCTTAAGACAAAATTAACCCGGA
This window contains:
- a CDS encoding sensor histidine kinase; translated protein: MMWRQAAILRAAGAMPPVRFLSIGLIIWAVYKLLDAIALLAGPFFLNEAELASVTQVVRIDMRWPVEFLTTVFLIIGFVWLFRRMIEIMSGLQLSHEALETELDNSSEREAELKERANTERAQSQSRSEFVLGLSHELRTPLNGILGLSSLLSNTDLDASQRKLLATIDRSAHAMLSRVSDVFDLARLENNRVELRSVAFRPDELARTVVGLFQPPAGEKGVKLALEVAEGAAVPVLGDPVRVRQILNNLVSNAVKFTPQGTVTLTVSHSEESGPKSWVEFQVADTGVGMDEALLSRLSNQSGTAAGGDSGLGLSICRRLARLMDGDMTIESTPGAGTTVTVRIQVQDEPVEQS